The genomic stretch CGCCAAGTGGGCGGTTGACAACGGCTACGGCTGGAAGGAGGACCTTGAGCACCTTGAGGAAGGCGGAAGGATGGAGGGTGCCGACCCGAATGCCGTCAGCCAGAAGGCGAAGCAGAGGGGAGCGCCACAGCTTGGCTCCCTCGGCTCCGGGAACCACTTCCTTGAGGTCCAGGTCGTCGATAAGGTCTTCGACGAGAAGATAGCAGAAGCATACGGTCTCTTCGAGGGGCAGGTCGTTGTCATGGTTCACACTGGTTCGCGTGGCCTTGGCCACCAGGTGGCGAGCGACTACCTGCGCGTGATGGAGAAGGCTAACAGGAAGTACGGGATTCCCTGGCCCGACAGGGAGCTCGTCAGCGTCCCCTTCGGGAGCGAGGAGGGACGGAGGTATTTCTCTGCGATGAAGGCCGCCGCCAACTTCGCCTGGGCCAACAGGCAGATGATAACCCACTGGGTCAGGGAGAGCTTTGAGGAGGTATTCAAGAGAAAGGCTGAAGACATGGAGATGAGCATCGTCTACGATGTGGCCCACAACATAGCGAAGGTCGAGGAGCACGAGGTCGACGGAAAGAAGGTTACCGTCGTCGTCCACAGGAAGGGAGCGACGAGGGCATTCCCCGCCGGCCATCCGGACGTGCCGAAGGCCTACCGCGACGTCGGCCAGCCGGTTCTGATTCCTGGCTCGATGGGAACCGCCAGCTACGTTCTCGCTGGAGCGGAGGGTTCGATGAGGGAAACCTTCGGTTCGAGCTGCCACGGTGCCGGCAGGCTGCTCAGCAGGAAAGCTGCCACCAGGCAGTACCGCGGCGACCGGCTCAGGAACGAGCTCCTACAGAGGGGAATCTACGTCCGTGCGGCATCGCTCCGCGTTGTGGCTGAGGAGGCTCCAGGGGCCTACAAGAGTGTTGACAACGTCGTCAACGTCGTCCATCAGGCAGGCGTGGCCAACCTCGTCGCGAGGATGCGTCCGATGGGTGTCGCCAAGGGGTGATTTCGATTTTCCGATTCTTTTAGAAATAGAAGAATGAAAAGTCAGTTGATGTCGCTGGTCATGAACCGGACGTAGGCAAAGGCGAAGGGCAGGAAGAGCATGACAAGGAGCATTGCCAGGTTGTTGAAGCCGTAGGTGAAGGAATCGCCCAGCGGAAGGTAGTAGTTAAGGAATCTGTCGCCCCCGAAGATGTACTGGACGAGCTGGACGTAGTGGTGTGCGGGGTTAATGAGGTGAAGCCTCGACATCCACGTGTTCACCGTTTCCTGCCAGACCTCGTGGGCACCCGTTCCCCACGGCGGCTCTGGCCCGGCGAGCTTGGGTGCAACTATCCCCACCACGATGCCGTAGAAGACGGTGAGGAATATCGCCAGGCCGATCGC from Thermococcus sp. 21S7 encodes the following:
- a CDS encoding RtcB family protein; this encodes MVPLKRIDKIRWEIPKFDKRMRVPGRIYADDQLIEKMRGDRTLEQAANVAMLPGIYKYSIVMPDGHQGYGFPIGGVAAFDVKEGVISPGGVGYDVNCGVRLIRTNLTEKEVRPRIKELVDTLFKNVPSGLGSKGRVRLHWTQLDDVLADGAKWAVDNGYGWKEDLEHLEEGGRMEGADPNAVSQKAKQRGAPQLGSLGSGNHFLEVQVVDKVFDEKIAEAYGLFEGQVVVMVHTGSRGLGHQVASDYLRVMEKANRKYGIPWPDRELVSVPFGSEEGRRYFSAMKAAANFAWANRQMITHWVRESFEEVFKRKAEDMEMSIVYDVAHNIAKVEEHEVDGKKVTVVVHRKGATRAFPAGHPDVPKAYRDVGQPVLIPGSMGTASYVLAGAEGSMRETFGSSCHGAGRLLSRKAATRQYRGDRLRNELLQRGIYVRAASLRVVAEEAPGAYKSVDNVVNVVHQAGVANLVARMRPMGVAKG